GAAGCGCTGGATGCCTATGAACTCCGCCACGCCTACCCAGAGGAAGCAGGGAGTTCACGAGGAACGAAGGTGGCATCTCGGGATGCCGAAGCACAACGCAATCCCAGGCTGGAGCCCGAGCCAGCGGGGCAGGGCAGGCAGCCCCCAGTGCCGCCTGTGCCCGTAGACCGGACGGGCCACGCCAGTTGCGAGCCTGTTCCAGTGCCTCACGCGGGCGGAGACCCCGCGCATAACGAGTGCGCCGACGAGTTCCCTCCCAACCGTTATCCCGGGATGGACGTGCTCGCTGGCGGCGTGCGCTTCGATGCGTTGCAAGTCGGCGTGCGCGTGCTGTGGGAGATCAAGACGCATAAATTCGACACGTATAATAACTTCGTCCAGAGACAGGAGATTGCAAAGGAGTTGGAGCAAATAGAAAGGGAGCAAGAAGCAGCAGCGGCATGCGGATTTGGTTATGCGATCGGGGTGAGCACCCAGGCGCATAGAGACGCGCTGTTGCGAGCGAATCGATTCCTCAATGTCTTCGTTACAGGATGCAAACGATGACCATTCAGAAAAGCCTCGATCTGACAGTCTACGCGCCAGTGCTCGTGGCCAATGAGCGCCGCACACTCGCTGTCGTCCATGGCATGGAACAGGCGCTGCCTGGCTTGCGCCTGAAGTGGGAAGTCGGCGAAGGAGGGCGCCTCATCGAGTTGCCGCAACGCGACGCGTGGCTCGTTGAGGCGACATCACGTGGAAAGCTCCCGCTCCTGTGTAATGGCGACGAGAGTTACCC
The genomic region above belongs to Corallococcus caeni and contains:
- a CDS encoding DUF6310 domain-containing protein, whose translation is MLVERCYPALDHDRIEFHDTTGRCTVASADAAAVGLGFCVLAAPEIAVGAVIVLGVVVIAVAIQEALDAYELRHAYPEEAGSSRGTKVASRDAEAQRNPRLEPEPAGQGRQPPVPPVPVDRTGHASCEPVPVPHAGGDPAHNECADEFPPNRYPGMDVLAGGVRFDALQVGVRVLWEIKTHKFDTYNNFVQRQEIAKELEQIEREQEAAAACGFGYAIGVSTQAHRDALLRANRFLNVFVTGCKR